The bacterium genome segment TGTAGATCAAGCAATCCGTGAGCTTCGCCCAGACACTGTCGCTGTCGAGCTATGTAAGCCACGTCTTGATACGGTGCTCGACCCTGACCGCTGGAAAAAAACCGATATCATTAAAGTGATTAAGGAAGGTAAAATCTATGTGCTCATGGCGCAGCTTTTTCTTGCCTCCTATCAGAAAAAAATCGCTGAAAAAATTGGCATCAAGCCTGGAGATGAAATTCGTAAAGCACTCCTTGTAGCCGATGAACTAAAGATCCCGACTGCCGTAATTGACCGAGAAATCAAAGTCACATTACGGCGTGCCTGGGGAAAAATGACTTTTAGCTCCCTACTCAAATTACTTTTTGCCTCTATTTTCGAAGGTTCTAAGGCTAGCGAAGTCACCGAAGATGAAATTGAAAGAATCAAAGAAGAGTCAGAATTAAATAAGCTCACAGATGAATTTGCTCGCTATGTGCCAGACATTAAAGCCGTGCTGCTTGATGAACGGGACTCATATATGGTTGAGAAATTAGCAACTACACCTGGCCAGACCATTCTTGCAGTTGTCGGTGCAGCCCATGCTCCAGGAATGAAGAAAAAAATTGGAACGCGCTATAATCTTGCTGAGCTTGAAACGATCCCCTCGGGTGGATTTTGGACGTGGTTTTTCAAATGGGGTCTCCCCTTCCTACTGGTCTTCTTTTTTGTAATGGGTTTTTTCCAATCTGGGTCAGAACTAACCTTCAGAATGGCCCTAATCTGGGTCTTACTGAGTGGAGGGTTAGCAGCGCTTGGTGCAATTGTTTGCCTAGCGCATCCTTTTACAATCATTGCTGCATTTTTCTCAGCGCCGATTACCACTTTACACCCGATGCTTGCAGTTGGTTGGGTTTGTGGATTGATTGAAGCTGCCGTAAAAAAGCCACTAGTTTCCGACTTTGAAACAATCAGCGATGACTTAAATTCGTTTAGATCGTTTTTAAAAAACAGATTGGGTAGAATTATTGCAATCATGTTATTTACTAACTTAGGTGCTGCGGCTGGTGCGATGATTGGTATCGGTAAAGTTGCAGCCTTATTAAAGTGGTAGAAATCCTAGAGTAATTTCGATCATTCTATGGTCAAATTTCATGCATTCATCACGGGCCTTCCCGTTATCACGATTTTAATCTTATGCTGCTATGAGCTGTTTCGCCTAACGATTAAGCAAGACCGCAGTCCAACAGCCGCAACTTTAGTGCTTGGTAATTTCTATCTTTTAGGCTTAATTGTTTCCTATCTTTCAGGGCTAATTATGTTTCAGACCATGCCCGAACTAAGTTCTGAGCTAGTTGCACAAGTTGAAATCCACGAAACACGCGCGAAATTAACACTCTTAACTGCCCTCCCCTTTGTTGCGCTCTTTTATCAGCGCTTGAAATTGAGCCCAGACAAGCTTTCAGCTAGGATTTATTATTTATATCTCGCCGCACTTTTTTTCGTCCTGATCATGACTCTTCTAACTGGTCAACAGGGCGGCGCCCTTGTTTTTGATTATGCTGTTGGGGTGACTAAGAAATAAAATGCAAAGACGGCGCTAACTAAACAATTGCCATCTTGCCTTCGACTCGAGCCCTCGCTCTCAGGCCGAGAGGAGGGAATTGAATGCGAATATTATGAGCATTCAATGAGTTGAAAGATAACCAATGATGGTAACTGGCAGGGCGTGGTCTACCTAGCTAGTACCATGCAAATCTTGGGTTTTTGATGTTTTCTGTCTGAAGTCCAGATTCTCTTGATTTCGTGGCTCTGTATACAAGATGAATTATATGCATATAATAGTGCAAATAATAAATGAATGATTGCAATATGTTACAAATTCTAGTCATAATATTTGTAACAAACCTTGTATTCATGGCAATAAGTGACGCTACATGAGTGGTATTGGGTAGAAGGTTTGTAAAGTTTAAACGTTAATTTTTTAACAAACTTTGCACGGGAAATTAAGGCTTAGAGTCTTTGGGAGATTCGTGTGTACACATGTCTGCCAAAGACCCTGAGCCAAGGACGGTAACTCGTTTACAAGGATGGGGTTGGAGGAAAAAGTAGAAACAATGAATCTAATTGCACTAATCATGGCGATGAACATCGCTGTTGTCATCAGCGACTCTGGGGAAATTAAAGGTGATGCCTTGCTGACATCCGACATGATCAACTCAATGGTTGCTTCAAGCAATACAGGAGTGGGAGTTAAGTTTAAACTCCCCGAGGGCGACATTAAGCTTGAAGTTGCTTGCGTTTCCATTGATGGAGGCAGCCAAATCGAAGGCGCACCAAAGCGAGCCATAATCATTCGTGGCAATAACGGAACAATACTTCGTTATCAAGTCGAAGGCTCGGAACGACCGCTTGAGGCCACGCACATCGCTATCGTTGAGTCAGGATCAAACCAAGCGCGTTGGTCCTTCGAATCTGGCACACCAGAAGAATCGAAGCTATACGACATGCTATTGACCGAAGCTTGGGTGCCTGACTGGCAAGAAGCTGTCGTCGCCTAATCGTCCATCTGTCCAACCCGTGCAAAGTTACTAGTCAACAAAGACCAAGTTTTCAATGCACGGGTTTGGACCCCTACCACTCATCTCTATTTTCCCTGATTAAATTTTAATTTATTTTTCGAGATCCACTCGACACTACGCTAGCATAGCTTTAGAACCGCGCTAGCCTCTCTCCGCTTTCTTCACCCAAAGAACTTCAGGCACATTCTCAGACTTAAGTAAGAAACGTACAAGTATGAAAAGTAAATCACTTAAACGATTGAGGTATTGAATTGCCTCAAAACGAACTATCTCCCCAGAATCTAAGAGCGCTGTAACGGTCCGCTCAGCACGCCTCGTCACGACTCGGGCCAAATGCGCAGCATTTCCTGCGGGAGACCCGCCTGGAATAATAAAACTTGTAAGCTCAGTGAGCCCTGCACCGTAAAAATCACATAACTCTTCCAAGCGAGTGACATCTTTGGCATCAATCAAGGCCATGCCGGGAAAGGCTTGACTGGCTTGGCAGGCAAGTTCGGCACCTAAATCAAATAAATCGTGTTGAATTACTAAAAGCTCGGCGGCAAGTTTTTGCTGCTTTGTGGAAATTAAATCACGTAAGGCACCAACTGCGACATTGGCCTCATCAAGTTCCCCGTAAGCTGAAACTCGAAGATTTGCCTTAGAAGTCTCCTCTCCACCTACAAGACTTGTTTTTCCCTTGTCGCCTCGCTTGGTATATACGCGGTTAATCTTAAAGCCCATGATAATTGATTATTCTAGCGGAGCTTCAAATCCAAGTTGCTTAAGTTCTGTGCCAATAAGCTTAGCTGCGGTGGCATCACGCTGTGCAAGTTCCTTGGCAAGCTTGTCAATTCTACTGCGATCGACAGCGCTCACAGCAACTCGAGCAAGACTAATTAACGCTGGCGCTGAAGTAATACGCCCTTCACGAATCAATGACTCTAATACTCGCTTAGCCTCAGTATCATTATTCTCCTCGAGTAAGACCCGCCCGAGTAAGAGCGTAGCTTGCTCAGTTAAAAATCGATCCGGAGTTAGCTTATCAGCTATGCCGATTGGGCCAGTAACGCCAAAAGCTGTAGCAAGTGCTTCCTTTGCTGCAACGTAATCTTTCTTTTCTACTTTGGCACGAGCTGCATATAACTTCGCAGCTTGTGCATAGAAATGCTTTGTCGCCTGAGCACTTAAATTCTGCACACGTGATTCAAGCTCACTCATTGCCTTATCCTCTTCAGCTTTAGCCTCAGGGCTTGCTGGGGTCGAGCTTTTACTAATGAGTGCCTGAAAGCTCTCCTGAATTGACTGAAACTCTTCAGAAGACTTGGCGTGCTTTTTCTGAATTGCGGATCGATAAAGATCAACCACCCACATCAATGCCATTGCCACAACAAGTGCCATGACAAGTTGACGCCAGCTCTCAGCAAGAAATTGTGACAAATCCTTATTACTGCCCTCAACAAATTTAAGCCGCTCAGCAAGCTCCTTTAAACGCGCCTCGCTCTGTGCAGAGTCTGGGCTTGGTTCCGGTGCGGTAGAACTCTTAGTGATTGGTGTATTTGCTTGTGTATTCATCTTTTCCACTACTGTTTATACTTAAAATCATCTGGGTCCATTTCAGCAAGAATTTCGGCCCATTTATCTTTTTCGATCGCGCTAAAATCCGTAGCCCCTTCGGTGCTTGCTGTAAACTCCTCATCTTCGGCACGTATTTCCCCGCCCTCTCCACCGATCGCGCTACTAAGTGTAACTTGAGCCTGTTTTAAAACTTCTTCGCTAACAAAAATCTTGGCATTAACGCGCACAGCTAAGGCAATTGCATCACTTGGACGTGCATCCATCAGCTTAAGCGCATCCCCGGCAGTTAACTCAATCCGCGCCAAAAAAGTATTATCTTGAATTGCGTGAATAATCACACGTGTGACTTTGGCGCCAAACATATTAATTGAGTTGGCCAGTAAGTCATGTGTCATTGGACGAGTTAAAGTGACCTGTTTAAGCGCAGAAGCAATCGCAGTAGCCTCGGGAAGGCCAATCCAGATTGGCAGGCAGATTTTACCGGTTTGCTCCTTGAGCAGCACGATTGGCGCATTTGTATTTTGGTCTAAAACAAGACCAGCCACAAACATTTCCATTTCAGTTGTAATCTCACTCATGCACGTAATTTCTAGATGATCTGACCTCTCAGTCCATAGGGTGTGGCATGTTCTATTTTAACCTGAATAATTTGTCCAAGTTTTATGCGTTCACGCTGGATTGTTGATTGGGGCAGGCACTCTACCCAGGTATTATACTCGGAGCGACCCCGTGGGTTTTCGCCTTTAAGACTCTCAATCAACACGGCCAAGTTTTGACCTAGATATTGTTGGTGTAACTCTCTGCTGATGTTGTCTTGCAAATCTTGTAGACGGTATAAGCGATCACGCGCCACATCTTCAGCAACAAGCTCGAGGTTTTCCTGAGCACTGTCTGCAGTATGCGGACGCAGTGAATAGCAAAAAGAGTACACCAAATGGTAGCGCACGCGTTGGAGTGCTTCCAAAGTATCCTGGAAGTCTGCCTCTGTTTCTGACGGATATCCGACAATCATATCAGTGGTAATAGCAATCGTGGGCACTTTGGCGCGAAGCTCGTCAATAATTTCGAAATAGCGCTTGCTGCGGTAATTGCGGTTCATCAGTTTTAAGATTCGATCTGACCCGGCTTGCAGTGGCATGTGAATGTGCGGCACAAGCTGTGGGACCTCTGCGTAGAGATTGATAAAGTCTGATTTAACCTCCTGGGGATGGGGGCTAGTAAAGCGAATGCGTTTTAAGTCTGGAATTTCTGCAATGCGCTTAATCAAATCAACAAAACTAAGGCGCGGGTTTAAATCACGGCCGTATGAGTTTACAGTTTGCCCGAGGAGCATTACTTCCTTTGCGCCCATGCGAACTTTGAGACTGATTTCGCGGATGATTTCCTGGGGGTCGCGACTGACTTCAGGGCCACGGGTGTTGGGTACAACACAGTAAGAGCAGTTTTTATTACAACCACGCTGAATTGAAACAAGCGCGCGAATTGGAGTGACTTGCTCGCCGGTCTCTGTTAACTCACGAAACCCTAGTGGTAGATCTTCCCACTCATCGCGATAATCGACGACAACTTGTTTGGACTTTCCAGCAAGTGCGCCTGTTACTAATGAGGGCACGAGCGACAAATTGTGAGTGCCGACGACAAAATCTACTTCAGGAATGGCTTTGATAAGTTGTGTGCCTTCTTGCTGGGCAACGCAGCCGCCAACGCCGATAATCGTCTGTGGGCGCTTTTTCTTAATCAAATTATATTCGCCGATGATGCTGCGCATTTTATGTTCGCCTTTTTCACGAACACTGCAGGTATTAACGAAAATAAAGTCGGCCTCCTCAGCATTAGAGGTAAGACTGTACTGATCCTGCATTAGAGCAGAGATTTTTTCAGAATCATACTCATTCATCTGACAACCAAAAGTCTTGATAAAAAGCTTTGGCTTGTCTGAATTTTTTTCAGCTGTAAGGGGCATTGAAAATGCTCAATAAAAAATTAAATTACTCAGTCACTATTCTTAAGACCGGGACAAATTTACCGCCTGGAATTTGCGGGACTGGCCGATCAACGGTGAGTTTAATTACACGTTTTTGTCCGGAGTCGATAGTGACACCAGAAAGCTCAACAATTTCCTCTGTGCTCGGGTCTGCAGCTGTCGGTGTTGGGCGCCCGTCTGGGGCATAAGCCAGTCCTAGGGCCAATTTAGGGTCTTTAATGGTTGTCGCTGTGGGGTTGTAGATTTTACCGCTGACGACAAGTTCTAGATCGCATGGCGGAACCGAACAAGCGATTGTGTTAGAAATTGTCTCAAGCTCGACAAGGGCCAGGGCATCTAGTTTTTCCTTTAATTCTTCTTTTGTCGCTGTTTGTGGAGCGCTGCCTTGGTCGGTAGTATTTGCGGCTGAGCTTTGGGGTTTAGTTGTTTCGATCTTTGCCTGACTTTGGTCTGAGATTTCATTAGTATTATTTTTTGCAAATTGCTTTGTCTCTGCGCCCCAGAGTAGACGCATTTGATAGTCTGTTGCGCCCATACTTTCGATGCTTAAGGCGAGAATGTCTTTTGAATTACGCTTTAACATTTCTTTCCCTAAGGCTTGATCGAGATAGACGTATTTGGAGGCTTTTCTTTCGCCGTTAACGAAAGTGCTAAGTTCAAGCACGGCATTATTTGTGGGCCAATCTGTTTTTGCTGTGATTGAGCCGGTGACAGATAGGAGTCCTTGGGGGGTAAGTTTAGAGTCCAGGACTTCGTAGCTTAAGGGGTCTGTAATTGTGGTCGAATTTGCAAGCTGATTTTGTCCAGTGCTAGCCTGCTTAGTAGTGCAAGCTGAAAATGAAAGACAGAGAATGAGGGCCAGATTAAATGCGTTATTTTTCATGGTTTTTGCGATCAATTCAGAGCTTAACTATCGGCTGCAAGGCGTGATTCGACGAAGTACCATGCGCCTGAGTCTTCAATCCAAGCTTGCACTTCGGTGCGTGTGTTAACGACTAGTGAATTCTGTGCGTAGGACTTGATATCGACGAGCACTCGAGCTTCGCTTTCCTTAATTGATACGTCGCGGACTTCATAGCTGATAATTTTCTCCTTATCGAGTCGCCCTTTCATGGCTTTATAGAAGGCTTCGCGTTCCTTAGGTTCGACGAGAACAGTTGCCTTATCGGCATCGTGCCAGCGCAAGGCTTCGTGGAAACTTACGACAGAATTTCTAAGTGTCTGGCCGTCATCGAGTGTGGCAGAACATGCTGTTAGTAGTAATAATCCGCTCAGGGCGAGTATGAAGGCAGTGAGTTTCATGAATTTTTCCTAGTTGCTAGTGGTCATTCTTAGTATCAGCTTGTGGGATTTGCTCGAAGTAGTGATCGAGGGACTGTTTGTCGGAGTTTGAGAGTTCATGATCGACTGCCTGGCGTTGGTCAGACTTGATGGTGACGGAGTTTGATTTGAGGCTGGAAATAAATTGGCGGTCCCAGCCAGTTTGTCGAAGTTCTTTGTAGGCGATCATCACGATTCCAGTCGCGTAGGCTGCGATGAGGAGTCGTTGCCAGAATGTGTTTGCGGAATCAGCCATTTAATATCTAACTAGTCGGTAACTTATTAGTAGCGAAATGCTCACTATTGGACAAAGACTATAACGTAACTTTTTTAACAGGCATAGAGCCCCCTTTTCGACACCCCTCGATAGGTACGGGGTTACTTTTATCGGTGTTTCGGGGATTTTCTATATTTTGATATTCCTGGCGATATTCAAGGCTCGAACTACTGCCCTCTCTAGGCAAGAAGAACAAATTCAGCTAGGTCTCAGCTGGGTAGAGGCCCGGATCCTCAAGCCCGACTGAGACAGGTACGGGGTTACTTTTAAGGGAAAAACATGGGTTTAATGCATGATAACTTATAAGACTGCTACAACTGGCCTAGCAATTGTTACTGGGGCTTCTGCCGGTTTAGGCATTGAATTCGCAAAACTGCTCCAGGTACGGGGCTACTATCTCCTACTCGTGGCGAGGCGTAGAGACAGGCTTGAATCGGTCCTAAATTCACTTGGAGGCTCCGAGGCTGGCAGCATTCTAGTGGCAGACCTTTCTACCCAGGCTGGCCGCGATAGCCTGATTTCAGCAACACTTAAACTCAACCAAAGCTACCCTCTAAAAGTTCTAATCAATAATGCAGGCTTTGGCCTCGTCGGTAGAACCCTCGAAATGGATGCCTCAAAACTCACCCAAATGGTCGAACTTAACTGCATAGCGCCGCTAGACTTATCGCGCCAGCTGGCCCCAATGATGGATAAAAATGGCGGAGGCCATATACTAAACGTCTGCTCTACTGCCGCCTTTCAACCACTCCCTTACATGGCCTGCTATGCTGCCACAAAATCTTTTCTCAAAAGCTTTAGTCGAGCCCTCAGCGTAGAATTAGCCGGGTATAACATCTCAGTCCTAGCTCATTGCCCGGGACCCACAAAGACAGAGTTCCATATCGCTGCAGGGCTAGAAGAGAAGATCGACTTTCTCTCCTCTGTCCCAGCCAGTGGCGTTGCCCGTGAGGCAATCGAGGCGCTCTTTGCCAACAAAAAGCTCCTGATTAACGGGCTTCGTAATCGTTTCCTTGCCACACTCGCTGGCCTCCTGCCTGAAAATATTGTGCTTCTCATCGGCAAACTTACTCTCGGACAGTATGTCAAAAAAACCTCCGGCTGAGCGTCTGCAGTGAAAAAATATTGTCCCAAGTGTTGCACTTCTTTGCGGTTTCGATTAATTCTCGGTCGCTAAGAAACTAATTTGCTTAGAGGAGAAACGCCGAGTAATTGAAGACAGAAAATCAAGCGACTACAGAGAGCTCTACGCTTAATTTTTACGGCCTAGAAAGTAATTATTCGAACTACGCCGATTCCCGCATCGCGATCCTCAGCGTGCCTTACGACGGCACAAGCACATACAATAAAGGTGCCGATCGTGGCCCTCAAGCAATCCTTGAAGCTTCAACTCAAGTTGAACTCTACGACATCGAAACTGATTTTGAAGTCTATCAACTTGGTATCGTTGGACTTGCTCCAGTGACTGAAAATTCCTCGCCGGAAGAAATGGTTGCTGCTGTAAAAGCTCGCGTCAGCGCATTACTCCAAGATGGAAAATTTCCAGTAATTCTTGGCGGCGAGCATTCGGTAAGTGCTGGAGCGATTCAAGCCTGCAAAGAATCCTATCCAAATATTTCCACATTACAATTCGATGCGCACGGAGATACGCGTGAAGAATATTATGGTTCACGTTATAACCATGCCTGCGTCATGGCACGCGCCCGTGAATGCGGGCCAATTGTGCAAGTCGGAATTCGCGCAATTGACAGCTCAGAACTTGAGAAAATGGACCGTTCCAGAGTTGTTTTCGCTCATCAAATCAAAGCCACCAACAGTGAAAAAAACTGGCCTGAGAAAAATTGGATCGACCGCGTCTCTAAAGGACTGACTTCAGAAGTTTACTTAACGATCGACCTCGACTGTTTCGATTCAGCAATCATGCCTTCTACGGGAACGCCTGAACCAGGCGGATTAAATTGGTATGACTTACTTGACGCCGTGCGACAAATCGCCGATAGACATAACATTATCGGACTCGATATCGTTGAATTATTACCGCGTGAGTCTGACCCCGCCCCAAATTTCTTAGCCGCAAAATTACTCTACCAAGTATTGAGCATTATTTTTAAACCGCGCCAGCTAGCAGCTGCTTAAAACTATTTTAAGGGAACCGACGAAAATGACTGAGATTGAAAAATGGAATTCACACAAAAGCGCCGCTCTCTATGGACTGGACAGCTGGGGACAGCCTTATTTTTCGCCGAATGACAATGGCACAATTACGGTCACTCCCAACGGTAGCGAAGGACCAAAGCTTGATTTGTACGATCTAGTAAATCAGGTCAAAGCGCGCGGTATTGGGCTGCCGATTTTGTTTCGTTTTAATGGGATTTTACGCAACCAAGTTGATATTATTCACCGTGCCTTTCACACAGCGATTAAGGAGCAAAATTATACTGGCCGTTACACACTTTGCTTTCCAATTAAAGTCAATCAGCAGCGCCACGTGGTGGATATTTTGCGCGCCGCTGGCGAACAATACCAGATGGGACTTGAAGTCGGCAGTAAGCCGGAACTGATTGCAGTGCTTGGATTACAAAATGCAGAAAGCGGTCCGCTACTTTGTAACGGCTACAAAGACGCCGAATATATCGAACTTGCCTTAATGTCCAAAAAAGTCGGCCGCCGCCCGATTATCACAATTGAAAAGCTTAGCGAACTACAAACCGTGCTGGATGTCTCCGAGAAACTGAATGTCACACCTGAAATTGGGTTTCGCATCCGTCTCTCTGGAAAAGGATCAGGTCGCTGGGAAAAGTCTGGCGGTGAGCGAGCAAAATTTGGCTTAACAATTGGTGAAATCGTTGAAGCATTTGAAACCCTCAAAAAGAAAAACATGCTTTCAATCATCAGCCTGCTACACTTCCACGTTGGCAGCCAAATCACGGCAATTGATGCGCTTAAGGTTGCATTACGCGAAGCCGTGCAGGTTTACATTCAATTGCGTCGCGACTGTCCGAACCTAACAATGCTTGATGTCGGTGGAGGATTAGGCGTTGACTACGATGGTTCAAAGACAACTTTTGCTTCATCAATGAACTATACTGTTGATGAGTATGCACGTGACATTGTGTGGATCCTTGGCGAAGCCTGCGAGCAAGCCGGCGTCCCTGCCCCAGATATTATTTCTGAGTCAGGACGTGCTTTGGCTGCGCACCACGCAGTGCTTGTTTTTAATGCACTGGGTATTGCTAATAGTTTTTCCTACACCTGTAATATTAATGAGATTCTATCGAAGACAAAGCATAAAACAGTTACTACCTTGTGCTCACTCTATCAGGAGCTCACACCAAAGAACTGCCAAGAGACGCTGAACGACGCCCTGCAACTGCGACAAGATGTGCTCGATCAATTCAATCTAGGAATTGTATCAATCACAGACCGCGCGCTAGTGGATGAAGTGTTCTGGGGGCTGCTCTATCAAATCAAACAAAAAACTGCAGAAATGTTTTATGTTCCTGAGGACCTAGAACGCTTGGCTTGGCTTTTGACGGATACTTATTTCTGCAATTTCTCAGTTTTCCAGTCGATGCCAGACAGTTGGGCGATTCAGCAAATTTTCCCCGTGATGCCGATTCATCGCTTAAACGAGCAACCCACTCGCTCCGTTGTGCTCGCTGATATTAGTTGCGATTCGGACGGTAAAATTGACCGTTTTGCGGACTTAAAAGACGTGAAGCGCTACTTACCGGTGCATGCGATTAACGAAACGCAGCCTTACTATTTTGCGACTTTCTTTGTCGGCGCCTACCAAGAAATTTTAGGTGACTTGCATAACTTGTTTGGCGATACGAATGCTGTGCACGTAGAAGTTAATAACGATGGCCGCATTCAGTTTTCTGATGTTGTGCTTGGAGACTCAATTCGCGAAGTGCTGCAGTATGTCCAGTACGACAAGAATGACTTGATTGAGCGTTGGCGAAATTCCGTAGAAGACGCTGTAGATAAGGGTCTTGTTTCAGCAGAAGAGTCGGCCAGCATTTATCGCAAATATGTTGGCGCTTTTGATGCTTACACCTATCTTGGCTCTGGCCCAGAAGTTTAATTAAATACGCTGCATTTCCCACTGTTTATTGATAGACTTGAGCAAAGTCATTCTGTAAAAAATGGACTTTTTTATATTACTTTAGTATTGAAATAATTCTCATTTTAGCTTCAGGTAGTGATTGATTGCCACAAGATGCTAGACGCGATGTCTCGTGTATTGTGGCGAAGATTTTTTAGGTTTTACTGGATCGTTCTGAAAAGCTTCGTGTGGGTATTAGTATTTCTACATGAAGCCTTTTATGGCTAATCTAGAACGGAGGGTAGAAATGCCCAATATTAATTTTAGTCTTGTCGTAGACGATTGCGCTCGACGTGATCGCATCGGAAATTGGTTGATCGCCATCGGCAGTGCCTGGTTGATGGGTGTTCCACTGGTCTTCCATCGGCGAGTTCAAGTTTAGAAAAGCGACAGCTGCCTGAAAGTAGGTATGCCAATAGTATTAGAAAGTGTGCTGTAAGAAGAGCAGTATACTTATTAGTACTATAGAGCTGGGGGGGGTGGTAGTTATCCATAACAATCCACAAGGAAGCGAAGCGTACGTACTTCATTAGCCTTGTGGATTTTTGTGGATAACTAACTGGGGAGGGGTAAGTTTTGCCACGCTTGAAGATTTTTGATTTAGGATCAATTTAAGCAGCCATTTTAGATTCATATTCCAAAGGGGTGAGATAGCCGAGAACTTTCATGGGGCGGTGATTAAACCAGTCTTGAACGTTTTGGACCTGTTGAGCTGTAACCTCATCAAAATTAGTTTTCTTAGGAAAGAAGCGCCTCAGGATCCCGTTAATAGCCTCAACTGTGCCACGTTCCCAAGCGCAGTAAGGATGACAGAAATAGATTTTGAAATCATTGTCTGCAAAGACAGGTTCGAGGAAAGCAAGCTCTTGGTGCTCAGGACCGTTATCGACAGTAAGAGTTTTCTTAACCTGAGCTTGCAAAATCGTAAATAGCGCCTGCCTGACTGTGTGAGCTTGGCGGTTAGGTAGTAAGCGTAAATGCAGATGTCTATTCTGACGGTCAACTAGCACCAATAACGAGCTTTTTCCATGACGTGCAGAAACTATTAGGTCCGACTCCCAGTGCCCCGGCTCGCCTCTTAGATTAGCCTTCACTGGACGAAGCTCAATACTACGCTTGGATTCTTCAACAGCTCTCGGTCTTCTGCCGCTAGCTCGATTAATACCTCGACTCTTGCCCTTACGCGGTAAATCCTTAATCAACTCCTTAGCTTGATGATAAATGTATTGGTAAATCGACTCATGCGAAATACTTTGACCTTGCTTGTCCATGCCAATACGATTGGCAATTATTTGCGGCGACCAGCCAAGTTCAATTTTCTCACGCACATACACCCGCGTTACTTCGTTTTTCAGTCCCCAGCCA includes the following:
- a CDS encoding bifunctional nuclease family protein encodes the protein MEMFVAGLVLDQNTNAPIVLLKEQTGKICLPIWIGLPEATAIASALKQVTLTRPMTHDLLANSINMFGAKVTRVIIHAIQDNTFLARIELTAGDALKLMDARPSDAIALAVRVNAKIFVSEEVLKQAQVTLSSAIGGEGGEIRAEDEEFTASTEGATDFSAIEKDKWAEILAEMDPDDFKYKQ
- the speB gene encoding agmatinase, whose amino-acid sequence is MKTENQATTESSTLNFYGLESNYSNYADSRIAILSVPYDGTSTYNKGADRGPQAILEASTQVELYDIETDFEVYQLGIVGLAPVTENSSPEEMVAAVKARVSALLQDGKFPVILGGEHSVSAGAIQACKESYPNISTLQFDAHGDTREEYYGSRYNHACVMARARECGPIVQVGIRAIDSSELEKMDRSRVVFAHQIKATNSEKNWPEKNWIDRVSKGLTSEVYLTIDLDCFDSAIMPSTGTPEPGGLNWYDLLDAVRQIADRHNIIGLDIVELLPRESDPAPNFLAAKLLYQVLSIIFKPRQLAAA
- a CDS encoding cob(I)yrinic acid a,c-diamide adenosyltransferase translates to MGFKINRVYTKRGDKGKTSLVGGEETSKANLRVSAYGELDEANVAVGALRDLISTKQQKLAAELLVIQHDLFDLGAELACQASQAFPGMALIDAKDVTRLEELCDFYGAGLTELTSFIIPGGSPAGNAAHLARVVTRRAERTVTALLDSGEIVRFEAIQYLNRLSDLLFILVRFLLKSENVPEVLWVKKAERG
- a CDS encoding TraB/GumN family protein; this encodes MSSVLDSPDISTLSLLDKTIYLLGTAHVSPKSVELVDQAIRELRPDTVAVELCKPRLDTVLDPDRWKKTDIIKVIKEGKIYVLMAQLFLASYQKKIAEKIGIKPGDEIRKALLVADELKIPTAVIDREIKVTLRRAWGKMTFSSLLKLLFASIFEGSKASEVTEDEIERIKEESELNKLTDEFARYVPDIKAVLLDERDSYMVEKLATTPGQTILAVVGAAHAPGMKKKIGTRYNLAELETIPSGGFWTWFFKWGLPFLLVFFFVMGFFQSGSELTFRMALIWVLLSGGLAALGAIVCLAHPFTIIAAFFSAPITTLHPMLAVGWVCGLIEAAVKKPLVSDFETISDDLNSFRSFLKNRLGRIIAIMLFTNLGAAAGAMIGIGKVAALLKW
- a CDS encoding tetratricopeptide repeat protein, with product MNTQANTPITKSSTAPEPSPDSAQSEARLKELAERLKFVEGSNKDLSQFLAESWRQLVMALVVAMALMWVVDLYRSAIQKKHAKSSEEFQSIQESFQALISKSSTPASPEAKAEEDKAMSELESRVQNLSAQATKHFYAQAAKLYAARAKVEKKDYVAAKEALATAFGVTGPIGIADKLTPDRFLTEQATLLLGRVLLEENNDTEAKRVLESLIREGRITSAPALISLARVAVSAVDRSRIDKLAKELAQRDATAAKLIGTELKQLGFEAPLE
- a CDS encoding SDR family NAD(P)-dependent oxidoreductase, which translates into the protein MITYKTATTGLAIVTGASAGLGIEFAKLLQVRGYYLLLVARRRDRLESVLNSLGGSEAGSILVADLSTQAGRDSLISATLKLNQSYPLKVLINNAGFGLVGRTLEMDASKLTQMVELNCIAPLDLSRQLAPMMDKNGGGHILNVCSTAAFQPLPYMACYAATKSFLKSFSRALSVELAGYNISVLAHCPGPTKTEFHIAAGLEEKIDFLSSVPASGVAREAIEALFANKKLLINGLRNRFLATLAGLLPENIVLLIGKLTLGQYVKKTSG
- the miaB gene encoding tRNA (N6-isopentenyl adenosine(37)-C2)-methylthiotransferase MiaB, coding for MPLTAEKNSDKPKLFIKTFGCQMNEYDSEKISALMQDQYSLTSNAEEADFIFVNTCSVREKGEHKMRSIIGEYNLIKKKRPQTIIGVGGCVAQQEGTQLIKAIPEVDFVVGTHNLSLVPSLVTGALAGKSKQVVVDYRDEWEDLPLGFRELTETGEQVTPIRALVSIQRGCNKNCSYCVVPNTRGPEVSRDPQEIIREISLKVRMGAKEVMLLGQTVNSYGRDLNPRLSFVDLIKRIAEIPDLKRIRFTSPHPQEVKSDFINLYAEVPQLVPHIHMPLQAGSDRILKLMNRNYRSKRYFEIIDELRAKVPTIAITTDMIVGYPSETEADFQDTLEALQRVRYHLVYSFCYSLRPHTADSAQENLELVAEDVARDRLYRLQDLQDNISRELHQQYLGQNLAVLIESLKGENPRGRSEYNTWVECLPQSTIQRERIKLGQIIQVKIEHATPYGLRGQII